A window of the Tessaracoccus sp. MC1865 genome harbors these coding sequences:
- a CDS encoding DNA ligase, giving the protein MRPMLATPTATPGVPPVGPGWVHEIKWDGVRSIAETRGGELILYNRTEGQISVAYPEVVAGARGLPDGLILDGELIALNSDGVPSFHAIQPRMHVRNAARAARWSAERPVTFVAFDLLKLADEDLTRLPLAERRARLEALDFARPHWQLSDQHDDGEALARATRDAGLEGVISKRADSVYLPGARTTDWVKTPHRTELVGVIGGWLPETTNPARLGAVWIGHPADEATFETQAVLYSLGRVGSGLSHAEKDMLLEVLRTTERPTPPFDPVPSDPAVRRTHWVEPMLCVQVRYLNVTPGGVLRQPVMMRLRPDVSPAEAAVAEIR; this is encoded by the coding sequence ATGCGTCCCATGCTCGCCACCCCCACCGCCACGCCCGGGGTCCCACCCGTCGGGCCGGGCTGGGTCCATGAGATCAAGTGGGACGGCGTGCGCTCGATCGCCGAGACCCGTGGCGGGGAACTGATCCTGTACAACCGCACCGAGGGGCAGATCAGCGTCGCCTACCCCGAGGTGGTAGCGGGCGCCCGCGGCCTGCCGGACGGACTCATCCTCGACGGCGAACTCATCGCGCTGAACAGCGACGGCGTGCCGTCGTTCCACGCCATCCAACCGCGGATGCACGTGCGCAACGCGGCGCGGGCGGCCAGGTGGTCCGCCGAGCGGCCCGTCACGTTCGTCGCGTTCGACCTACTGAAGCTCGCCGACGAGGACCTGACCCGGCTGCCCCTGGCAGAACGGCGCGCACGGCTGGAGGCGCTCGACTTCGCCCGGCCGCACTGGCAGTTGTCGGACCAGCACGACGACGGCGAGGCGCTCGCCCGGGCCACCCGCGACGCCGGGCTCGAGGGCGTGATCAGCAAACGGGCCGATTCCGTCTACCTTCCCGGGGCACGGACCACGGACTGGGTGAAGACTCCGCACCGCACCGAACTGGTGGGCGTGATCGGCGGTTGGCTACCGGAGACCACCAACCCGGCACGGCTGGGCGCGGTGTGGATCGGCCACCCGGCTGACGAGGCGACGTTCGAGACCCAAGCGGTGCTGTACTCGCTCGGCCGCGTGGGCTCGGGGCTGAGCCACGCGGAAAAGGACATGTTGCTCGAGGTCCTCCGCACGACCGAACGCCCCACCCCGCCCTTCGATCCCGTCCCCTCAGACCCGGCAGTCCGTCGCACGCACTGGGTGGAACCCATGCTGTGCGTCCAGGTGCGCTACCTCAACGTCACGCCCGGCGGGGTGCTGCGGCAGCCGGTGATGATGCGGCTGCGCCCGGACGTGTCGCCGGCCGAGGCGGCCGTCGCCGAGATCCGTTGA
- a CDS encoding class I SAM-dependent methyltransferase, producing MRDAVDDLIWDEAPKEAGAIAILDAPALVEDALTIADDVRVFCDDWRDAASVAPEYLVANPDDLGGVDLALARLPKSLSALDHHAAVVQGAPDVTYLGGARIRHMNHTMNEVLAKHFVAVAASLGRSKSRVLRAWGPQGLESDWPKVRQHEDLGYAVAAYGATFGGTKVDPGTRLLLMALAGGGDHAPLEADTVLDWGCGNGSVAMWLAKEGVDTVLARDVSWSAVAGTSVAAEVNGFQVDATWGDGLDGYADQSVDALVTNPPFHQGVAKDSSDTLDMFVDARRVLKPGGQLWCVYNSHLPYRRALNETLGRTRVVAQDRHYTVTVTSSGR from the coding sequence ATGAGAGACGCCGTGGACGACCTGATCTGGGACGAGGCCCCCAAGGAGGCCGGAGCGATAGCCATCCTGGACGCGCCCGCGCTCGTGGAGGACGCGCTCACCATCGCCGATGACGTGCGGGTCTTCTGCGACGACTGGCGCGACGCCGCGTCGGTGGCCCCGGAGTATCTGGTGGCCAACCCCGACGACCTCGGCGGCGTCGACCTGGCGCTCGCCCGCCTCCCCAAGAGCCTCTCGGCGCTGGACCACCACGCGGCCGTGGTGCAGGGCGCCCCGGACGTGACGTACCTGGGCGGTGCGCGCATCCGGCACATGAACCACACGATGAACGAGGTGCTCGCCAAGCACTTCGTGGCCGTGGCGGCCTCGCTGGGCCGCTCGAAGTCGCGGGTGCTGCGCGCCTGGGGGCCGCAGGGCCTGGAATCCGACTGGCCGAAGGTGCGCCAGCATGAAGACCTGGGCTACGCAGTCGCCGCCTACGGGGCGACGTTCGGCGGCACGAAGGTGGACCCCGGCACCCGCCTGTTGCTCATGGCGCTGGCCGGCGGCGGCGACCACGCCCCCCTCGAGGCCGACACCGTCCTGGACTGGGGCTGCGGCAACGGGTCCGTGGCCATGTGGCTGGCCAAGGAGGGCGTCGACACGGTGCTGGCCCGCGACGTGAGCTGGTCCGCCGTGGCCGGCACCTCCGTCGCCGCGGAGGTCAACGGCTTCCAGGTGGACGCCACCTGGGGCGACGGGCTCGACGGCTACGCCGACCAGAGCGTCGACGCGCTGGTCACCAATCCGCCGTTCCACCAGGGCGTGGCGAAGGACTCCAGCGACACGCTCGACATGTTCGTGGACGCCCGACGGGTGCTGAAGCCCGGCGGCCAGCTGTGGTGCGTGTACAACTCGCACCTGCCGTACCGCCGGGCCCTCAACGAGACGCTCGGGCGCACCCGGGTCGTCGCGCAGGACAGGCACTACACCGTCACGGTCACCTCGTCGGGTCGGTGA
- a CDS encoding type II toxin-antitoxin system PemK/MazF family toxin — translation MANSLLNGLFRVLRDAATRSLRRPQDAPGGGPRTRARFKQNVSLQERRREEPSGDYPGDFTQMPKISYAPHLDGRPDPGEIVWTWVPYEEDHSRGKDRPVLLIGHDGPWLLGLQITSQDHDRDEEQEARAGRYWVDIGAGAWDSQRRPSEVRVNRIIRIDPDTVRRVGAILDESTFRTVGREVGNHY, via the coding sequence ATGGCCAACTCGCTCCTCAACGGTCTCTTCCGCGTGCTCCGCGACGCGGCCACCCGCTCGCTCCGACGCCCGCAGGACGCCCCCGGCGGTGGACCCCGCACCCGCGCGCGCTTCAAGCAGAACGTATCGCTGCAGGAGCGGCGCAGGGAGGAACCCTCGGGCGACTACCCGGGGGACTTCACGCAGATGCCGAAGATCAGCTACGCCCCCCATCTGGACGGACGTCCGGACCCGGGCGAGATCGTCTGGACCTGGGTGCCCTACGAGGAGGACCACAGCCGCGGCAAGGACCGCCCCGTGCTGCTGATCGGGCACGACGGCCCCTGGCTCCTGGGGTTGCAGATCACCAGCCAGGACCACGACCGCGATGAGGAGCAGGAGGCGCGCGCCGGCCGGTACTGGGTCGACATCGGCGCCGGCGCCTGGGATTCGCAGCGCCGTCCCAGCGAGGTGCGGGTCAACCGGATCATCCGCATCGATCCGGATACCGTGCGCCGTGTGGGCGCCATCCTCGACGAGTCCACCTTCCGCACCGTCGGGCGCGAGGTGGGCAACCACTACTGA
- the xylA gene encoding xylose isomerase, whose protein sequence is MNRTPTPEDKFSFGLWTVGWTGTDPFGGNTRPAFDSWEYAEKLAELGAWGITFHDDDVFPFGSTDEERASRVGRLKDAADKAGLVIEMVTTNTFSHPVFKDGGLTANDRSVRRFGLRKVLKNVDLAAELGASTFVMWGGREGTEYESSKDLYAAHARYAEGLDTVAGYIKQQGYDLRIALEPKPNEPRGDIFLPTIGHALALIATLDNGDIVGLNPEVGHEQMANLNYTHGLAQALHSNKLFHIDLNGQRGLKYDQDLVFGHGDLISAFFTVDLLVNGFPFSPEAPRYEGPVHFDYKPSRTEGVQGIWDSAKANMEMYLMLAEKAKAFRADPAVQALMKEASIDELGQPTLAEGESIADFLAAEEKFDADEKGAREYRFVELYQAALRHLVS, encoded by the coding sequence ATGAACCGCACACCAACCCCTGAAGACAAGTTCTCCTTCGGCCTCTGGACCGTCGGTTGGACCGGCACGGACCCCTTCGGCGGCAACACCCGCCCCGCCTTCGACTCGTGGGAATACGCCGAGAAGCTCGCCGAACTCGGCGCGTGGGGCATCACGTTCCACGACGACGACGTCTTCCCGTTCGGCTCCACCGACGAGGAGCGCGCCTCCCGCGTCGGCCGCCTCAAGGACGCCGCCGACAAGGCCGGGCTGGTCATCGAAATGGTCACCACCAACACCTTCTCGCACCCCGTCTTCAAGGACGGAGGGCTGACCGCCAACGACCGGTCCGTGCGTCGCTTCGGCCTGCGCAAGGTGCTGAAGAACGTGGACCTGGCCGCCGAGCTCGGCGCCAGCACGTTCGTCATGTGGGGCGGCCGTGAGGGCACCGAGTACGAGTCCTCGAAGGACCTCTACGCGGCCCATGCCCGCTACGCCGAGGGCCTCGATACCGTCGCCGGCTACATCAAGCAGCAGGGTTACGACCTGCGCATTGCGCTCGAGCCCAAGCCGAACGAGCCCCGCGGCGACATCTTCCTACCCACCATCGGGCACGCGCTGGCGCTCATCGCGACGCTCGACAACGGCGACATCGTGGGCCTCAACCCGGAGGTCGGCCACGAGCAGATGGCCAACCTCAACTACACCCACGGGCTGGCCCAGGCACTGCACTCGAACAAGCTGTTCCACATCGACCTCAACGGCCAGCGCGGCCTCAAGTACGACCAGGACCTCGTGTTCGGCCACGGAGACCTCATCAGCGCGTTCTTCACCGTCGACCTCCTGGTCAACGGCTTCCCGTTCTCGCCGGAGGCGCCCCGCTACGAAGGGCCTGTCCACTTCGACTACAAGCCGTCGCGTACCGAGGGTGTCCAGGGCATCTGGGATTCCGCCAAGGCGAACATGGAGATGTACCTCATGCTGGCCGAGAAGGCCAAGGCCTTCCGCGCCGATCCCGCCGTGCAGGCCCTCATGAAGGAAGCCAGCATCGACGAGCTGGGCCAGCCCACGTTGGCCGAGGGGGAGTCGATCGCCGACTTCCTGGCGGCCGAGGAGAAGTTCGACGCCGACGAGAAGGGCGCCCGCGAGTACCGTTTCGTGGAGCTCTACCAGGCGGCGCTGCGCCACCTCGTGAGCTGA
- a CDS encoding alpha/beta fold hydrolase, giving the protein MSRTVVLVHGLRTSSTMWDPQVERLRERGWTCISPDLPGHGSRRDETFTSQSALDTIRAALLEASTAGPAHLVGCSLGGMLAIHAAARFPEVVRSLVASGCSTQPGRRSAAFYGRLIGWTDRAGEAPLRRVLGPAGAEAYLRRGRADLATVAAGVRAVAQFDLLADLASIDAPVTILNGRFDQFRGQERRFARAARRGRLVVLGYGTHMVNLTHPGPYTDRLERLLLEAEAAS; this is encoded by the coding sequence ATGAGCCGCACGGTGGTCCTAGTCCATGGCCTTCGCACCTCGTCGACCATGTGGGACCCCCAGGTGGAGCGGCTCCGCGAACGCGGCTGGACCTGCATCAGCCCGGATCTGCCGGGGCACGGAAGCCGTCGCGACGAGACCTTCACCTCTCAGAGCGCCCTCGACACCATCAGGGCCGCCCTGCTCGAAGCGTCGACGGCGGGGCCGGCGCACCTGGTGGGCTGTTCGCTGGGCGGCATGCTGGCCATCCACGCCGCCGCCCGCTTCCCTGAAGTGGTCCGCTCGCTCGTGGCTTCCGGGTGCTCCACCCAGCCGGGACGGCGCAGCGCCGCGTTTTACGGCCGGCTGATCGGCTGGACGGACCGGGCTGGCGAGGCGCCACTGCGCCGCGTGCTGGGCCCGGCGGGCGCGGAGGCGTATCTGCGGCGGGGCCGTGCCGATCTGGCTACGGTGGCGGCCGGGGTGCGGGCGGTGGCGCAGTTCGACCTGCTCGCCGACCTGGCCTCCATCGACGCCCCCGTGACCATCCTCAACGGCCGGTTCGACCAGTTCCGGGGGCAGGAGCGGCGTTTCGCGCGCGCGGCCCGGCGTGGTCGGCTGGTGGTGTTGGGCTACGGCACCCACATGGTGAACCTGACGCACCCCGGCCCGTACACGGACAGGCTTGAGCGCCTGCTGCTGGAGGCTGAGGCGGCGTCCTGA
- a CDS encoding MarC family protein, translating into MLSAALTFFLVMDPLGNVPLFLTALRNTPEERRQWVILRELLIALAVMVAFLFAGRGLLDLLNIGNAALETAGGVILLLIAIRMVFPTAERNLREPHTDDEPFIVPLAVPYVAGPSLLAVEVVLISQNPADWPIFLGALILAWSVTAGILYLSGFLRRVVGDKTLIAIERLMGMILVILAVQMMLGGIKAFFTG; encoded by the coding sequence GTGCTTTCCGCCGCCTTGACGTTCTTCCTGGTCATGGACCCGTTGGGCAACGTGCCCCTCTTCCTGACCGCACTGCGCAACACCCCGGAGGAACGGCGACAGTGGGTGATCCTGCGCGAACTCCTCATCGCCCTGGCCGTCATGGTGGCCTTCCTGTTCGCGGGGCGGGGCCTGCTGGACCTGCTCAACATCGGCAACGCCGCGCTCGAAACAGCCGGTGGAGTGATCCTATTGCTCATCGCCATCCGGATGGTGTTCCCCACCGCCGAGCGCAACCTGCGAGAGCCCCACACCGACGACGAGCCGTTCATCGTCCCGCTGGCCGTGCCCTATGTCGCCGGGCCGTCGCTGCTGGCCGTCGAGGTCGTGCTCATCTCGCAGAACCCGGCAGACTGGCCGATCTTCCTGGGCGCGCTGATCCTGGCGTGGTCGGTGACCGCCGGGATCCTCTACCTCTCGGGCTTCCTGCGTCGGGTCGTCGGCGACAAGACCCTCATCGCCATCGAGCGGTTGATGGGAATGATCCTGGTGATCCTCGCGGTCCAGATGATGCTGGGCGGCATCAAGGCCTTCTTCACGGGCTGA
- the serB gene encoding phosphoserine phosphatase SerB yields the protein MDIRVTLAAVGPIPESLLACIPDPISRTVDRTAYGQRINVYARHDEPEQLRQALRAVAGKVAVGVLTRPLAAQPAQLLLMDVDSTLTTTEAVDLLAHHAGAGEKVAEITERAMRGELDFTASLRERVATLGGLPVSVFEDVAPAMTLSPGAEDLIRAARAVGAKVGVTSGGFTQLVGPLAERLRLDFFHANELETETVDGVERLTGRVIGTVVNREQKARDLLRFAHAHSIDPEMTVAVGDGANDIDMFDAAGLSVAYCAKPITAAAADVAIPFARLDAVAAFAFNR from the coding sequence ATGGACATCCGCGTGACGCTGGCGGCCGTGGGCCCCATCCCTGAGTCGCTCCTCGCCTGCATCCCCGACCCGATCTCCAGGACCGTGGACCGCACGGCTTACGGGCAGCGGATCAACGTCTACGCCCGCCATGACGAGCCGGAGCAGTTGCGCCAGGCGCTCCGCGCCGTCGCGGGCAAGGTCGCCGTCGGGGTACTCACCAGGCCGCTTGCCGCGCAGCCGGCACAGCTGCTGCTGATGGACGTGGATTCCACGCTCACGACGACGGAGGCCGTGGACCTGCTGGCCCACCATGCGGGCGCGGGCGAGAAGGTGGCGGAGATCACCGAGCGGGCCATGCGCGGCGAACTCGACTTCACCGCGTCCCTCCGCGAGCGCGTCGCCACCCTGGGGGGATTGCCCGTCTCGGTGTTCGAAGACGTGGCGCCGGCCATGACGCTGTCGCCGGGCGCCGAGGACCTCATCCGCGCCGCGCGCGCCGTCGGGGCGAAGGTGGGCGTCACCTCCGGCGGGTTCACGCAGCTCGTCGGCCCCCTCGCTGAGCGGCTCCGGTTGGACTTCTTCCACGCCAACGAACTCGAGACCGAGACCGTCGACGGCGTGGAGCGGCTCACCGGCCGCGTGATCGGCACCGTCGTCAACCGCGAACAGAAGGCCCGCGACCTCCTGCGCTTCGCCCACGCCCACTCCATCGACCCCGAGATGACGGTGGCCGTGGGCGACGGCGCCAACGACATCGACATGTTCGACGCGGCCGGCCTCTCCGTCGCTTACTGCGCCAAGCCCATCACGGCCGCGGCCGCGGATGTCGCCATCCCGTTCGCCAGGCTCGACGCGGTGGCCGCCTTCGCATTCAACCGCTGA
- a CDS encoding acetyl-CoA hydrolase/transferase family protein, protein MSGRIRYEAFKNKVMSAHDAAALVENGWNIGFSGFTGSGYPKAFPEALAAIIDAAHNRGEEFKIGVWTGASTAPELDGALARTGGISYRAPYQSDPDMRNTINSGVSYYQDIHLSHMGPQVSQGFLGKLNAAVIEVTAITESGDLIPSSSVGMNRTYLEHADKVIIEVNEWQSEGLFGMHDIYYPIGALPPNRVPLPIQNPGDRIGGKYLTVDPEKVIAIIVTNSPDRNTPFKHLDDDSRAIAGNFLDFLGHEVKVGRLPENLLPLQSGVGNIANAVLQGLLEGPFENLTSYTEVIQDGMVDLLDSGKLSVASATAFSLSPKAAEKMNDNAAHYAKKIVLRPQDVSNHPEAIRRMGVIACNGMIEADIYGNVNSTHVMGSRMQNGIGGSGDFTRNGWISSFVTPSTAKGGAISCIVPMVNHVDHTEHDVQVIITEQGLADLRGLAPRLRAKAIIDNCAHPDFKEPLREYVKLAEKKANGMHTPHDLATALGWHVRFLETGTMAQ, encoded by the coding sequence ATGTCAGGTCGCATCCGATACGAGGCGTTCAAGAACAAGGTGATGTCGGCCCACGACGCCGCCGCCCTCGTCGAAAACGGATGGAACATAGGCTTCTCAGGGTTCACCGGTTCCGGTTACCCGAAGGCGTTCCCCGAGGCGCTCGCCGCCATCATCGACGCCGCGCACAACCGCGGCGAAGAGTTCAAGATCGGCGTCTGGACCGGTGCGTCCACGGCCCCTGAGCTCGACGGCGCCCTCGCCCGCACAGGCGGCATTTCCTACCGCGCCCCGTACCAGTCGGATCCCGACATGCGTAACACCATCAACTCCGGCGTGTCCTACTACCAGGACATCCACCTGTCCCACATGGGCCCCCAGGTCTCCCAGGGCTTCCTGGGCAAGCTCAACGCGGCAGTCATCGAGGTGACCGCCATCACGGAGAGCGGCGACCTCATCCCGTCGTCCTCGGTGGGCATGAACCGCACCTACCTCGAGCACGCCGACAAGGTCATCATCGAGGTCAACGAGTGGCAGTCCGAGGGCCTCTTCGGCATGCACGACATCTATTACCCCATCGGCGCCCTTCCCCCGAACCGCGTCCCGCTGCCCATCCAAAACCCGGGCGACCGCATCGGCGGCAAGTACCTCACGGTGGACCCGGAGAAGGTCATCGCGATCATCGTGACGAACTCGCCGGACCGCAACACGCCGTTCAAGCACCTCGACGACGACTCCCGCGCCATCGCCGGCAACTTCTTGGATTTCCTCGGCCACGAGGTCAAGGTCGGCCGTCTGCCGGAGAACCTGCTCCCGCTGCAGTCCGGCGTCGGCAACATCGCCAACGCCGTGCTCCAGGGCCTGCTCGAAGGCCCGTTCGAGAACCTCACCTCGTACACCGAGGTGATCCAGGACGGCATGGTGGATCTGCTGGATTCAGGCAAGCTCAGCGTCGCCTCCGCGACGGCCTTCTCGCTGTCGCCGAAGGCCGCGGAGAAGATGAACGACAACGCCGCGCACTACGCCAAGAAGATCGTGCTGCGCCCGCAGGACGTGTCGAACCACCCCGAAGCCATCCGTCGCATGGGCGTCATCGCCTGCAACGGCATGATCGAGGCCGACATCTACGGCAACGTGAACTCCACCCACGTGATGGGCTCGCGCATGCAGAACGGCATCGGCGGCTCCGGCGACTTCACCCGCAACGGTTGGATCTCGTCGTTCGTCACCCCCTCGACAGCCAAGGGCGGCGCCATCTCGTGCATCGTGCCGATGGTCAACCACGTGGACCACACCGAGCACGACGTCCAGGTGATCATCACCGAGCAGGGCCTGGCGGATCTGCGTGGGCTCGCCCCGCGGCTGCGCGCCAAGGCGATCATCGACAACTGCGCGCACCCGGATTTCAAGGAGCCGCTGCGTGAATACGTGAAGCTCGCGGAGAAGAAGGCCAACGGCATGCACACGCCGCACGACCTGGCCACCGCGCTGGGCTGGCACGTGCGCTTCCTCGAGACGGGCACCATGGCTCAGTGA
- a CDS encoding bifunctional 2-polyprenyl-6-hydroxyphenol methylase/3-demethylubiquinol 3-O-methyltransferase UbiG, with protein MHDHDWDETYSESEAMWSGNPNAALVAEASKLSPGLALDVGSGEGADAIWLEQQGWEVVGLEPSSVAIERATRAMKAAGVEVEWVHGELGSAFLPHAEYDLVTASYVPLFTDAHTAGLLTSLVAPGGHLLVVHHADFDTHVHADHPAYGRELLSPELISEQLPDGWSVITLDNRERSVTHGAGAQHRDDVVLVAQRLN; from the coding sequence ATGCACGACCACGACTGGGACGAGACGTACAGCGAATCCGAGGCCATGTGGTCCGGTAACCCGAATGCGGCACTCGTGGCGGAGGCCTCGAAGCTCTCTCCCGGGCTCGCCCTCGACGTCGGCTCGGGCGAGGGCGCGGACGCCATCTGGCTCGAGCAGCAGGGGTGGGAGGTCGTCGGGCTGGAGCCGTCGTCGGTGGCCATCGAGCGTGCCACCAGGGCCATGAAGGCCGCAGGCGTCGAGGTGGAGTGGGTGCACGGTGAACTCGGGTCCGCCTTCCTGCCGCACGCCGAGTACGACCTTGTCACCGCCAGCTATGTCCCGCTGTTCACTGATGCGCACACGGCCGGTCTCCTCACGAGCCTGGTGGCGCCCGGCGGGCACCTCCTGGTCGTGCACCACGCAGATTTCGACACCCATGTGCACGCGGACCATCCGGCCTACGGACGCGAACTCCTCAGCCCGGAGCTGATCTCGGAACAGCTGCCCGACGGGTGGAGCGTCATCACCCTCGACAACCGCGAGCGTTCGGTCACCCATGGGGCCGGTGCGCAGCACCGCGACGACGTGGTGCTGGTGGCGCAGCGGCTCAACTGA
- a CDS encoding M20 family metallopeptidase has product MIDLVALRREFHQIPEVGLQLPQTQARVLSALEGLPLEITLGESVTSVVGVLRGGKPTEGKRPVVLLRADMDALPVEELTGLEYASANGNMHACGHDLHMAMLVGAAHELSARRADLAGDVVFMFQPGEEGVDGCRYMLEEGLLDVAGSRPDWVYAIHVWSALDPHGTFSTKPGTVMASSDVARVRVVGRGGHGSTPQLAADPVPALAEITTALNTMVTRRFDVQNPVVVTVGLLQAGTIANVIPEDGRLEATLRTFDTGVRAKLIEIIPQVVEGIAAAHGVTGEFSLLEQYPVTVNDDAEADVVAAAVTDLFGSERHARWEKPLAGAEDFSRLLEEAPGCFIGLSACPPELDPATAPFNHSAYALFDDAVLADGARLFAELTLRKIA; this is encoded by the coding sequence ATGATCGACCTGGTTGCCCTACGCCGCGAATTCCATCAGATCCCCGAGGTGGGCCTGCAGCTCCCCCAGACCCAGGCCCGCGTCCTCAGCGCGTTGGAGGGGCTGCCGCTGGAGATCACCCTGGGCGAGTCCGTGACCAGCGTCGTGGGCGTGCTGCGCGGCGGGAAACCGACGGAGGGCAAGCGCCCCGTCGTGCTGCTGCGGGCGGACATGGACGCGCTGCCCGTCGAGGAGCTGACCGGCCTGGAGTACGCGTCGGCCAACGGCAACATGCACGCCTGCGGGCACGACCTGCACATGGCGATGCTAGTCGGCGCCGCCCACGAACTCTCCGCCCGCCGGGCGGACCTCGCCGGCGACGTGGTCTTCATGTTCCAGCCGGGCGAGGAGGGCGTCGACGGCTGCCGCTACATGCTGGAGGAGGGCCTCCTCGACGTGGCAGGGTCGCGGCCGGACTGGGTCTACGCCATCCACGTGTGGTCCGCCCTGGACCCCCATGGCACCTTCAGCACCAAGCCCGGCACCGTCATGGCCAGCTCGGACGTCGCCCGCGTTCGGGTGGTGGGCCGCGGGGGTCACGGGTCCACCCCGCAGCTCGCGGCAGACCCGGTGCCCGCGCTGGCGGAGATCACCACCGCGCTGAACACCATGGTCACCCGCCGCTTCGACGTGCAGAACCCCGTCGTGGTCACCGTCGGGTTGCTGCAGGCCGGCACCATCGCCAACGTCATCCCGGAGGACGGCCGCCTCGAAGCGACGCTGCGCACCTTCGACACCGGAGTGCGGGCCAAGCTCATCGAGATCATCCCCCAGGTGGTGGAGGGCATCGCCGCTGCGCACGGCGTCACGGGCGAGTTCTCCCTGCTCGAGCAGTACCCCGTCACGGTCAACGACGACGCGGAGGCCGACGTCGTGGCCGCAGCGGTGACAGACCTCTTCGGCTCGGAGCGCCACGCGCGCTGGGAGAAGCCGCTCGCCGGCGCGGAGGACTTCTCGCGCCTGCTGGAGGAGGCGCCCGGCTGCTTCATCGGCCTGTCGGCCTGCCCGCCGGAACTGGACCCCGCCACCGCACCGTTCAACCACTCCGCCTACGCCCTCTTCGACGACGCCGTGCTGGCGGACGGCGCCCGGCTCTTCGCCGAACTGACCCTGCGCAAAATCGCCTGA
- a CDS encoding S1C family serine protease yields the protein MSNEQNQQPDPINRPPQQWQPPAHPQPSQQQPVQPQQQYPPRPTYQQSGPSFQQSAYPPRPAYPSYQQSGATSTSTRPPQKRGGAQVAGVLAIAMLAAGVGGGTGFVASRYAAEDAAAPGITSTTPSAGPSTETTEDASGGQQTTVVQGDPTNPDWSAVAEVASKSVVAIQVAGGDGGSQGSGVVIDGDGHIATNNHVVASAGSGAQITVLLGNTAYQAEAVGFDPSTDLAVIKMIDPPADLAVMGYGDSRELVVGDPVMAIGNPLGLADTVTTGIVSALNRPVTTRAVSNETVSQQTSDSVVVTAAIQTNAAINPGNSGGALVNSAGELVGITSSIASIPSPGQNQAGNIGIGFAIGSDQVQYVAEQLIATGRAEHPQLGVSASDVQSYGPMGAEIVQVVPGSPAEQAGIAVGDQITQVDGQPVSSTESLVALVRAGRVGEEMEITLLRGGKETKVAVTPIAAPN from the coding sequence ATGAGCAACGAGCAGAACCAGCAGCCGGATCCGATAAACCGCCCTCCTCAGCAGTGGCAGCCCCCGGCGCACCCGCAGCCTTCTCAGCAGCAGCCCGTCCAGCCCCAGCAGCAGTACCCGCCGCGGCCCACCTACCAGCAGTCGGGTCCCTCCTTCCAGCAGTCGGCCTACCCGCCCAGGCCCGCGTACCCCAGCTACCAGCAGTCGGGGGCCACCAGCACCTCGACGCGGCCCCCGCAGAAGCGCGGCGGCGCCCAGGTGGCGGGCGTGCTCGCCATCGCGATGCTCGCGGCCGGCGTCGGCGGCGGCACGGGATTCGTCGCCTCGCGCTACGCCGCTGAGGACGCCGCGGCCCCCGGCATCACGTCGACGACGCCGAGCGCCGGCCCCTCGACGGAGACCACCGAGGACGCGTCGGGCGGCCAGCAGACCACGGTGGTACAGGGCGACCCCACGAACCCCGACTGGAGCGCCGTGGCGGAGGTGGCGTCGAAATCGGTCGTGGCTATCCAGGTGGCCGGTGGCGACGGGGGCAGCCAGGGCTCGGGCGTCGTGATCGACGGCGACGGCCACATCGCTACGAACAACCACGTGGTCGCCAGCGCAGGATCCGGCGCGCAGATCACCGTGCTGCTCGGCAACACCGCCTACCAGGCTGAGGCCGTGGGCTTCGACCCGTCGACGGACCTCGCCGTGATCAAGATGATCGACCCGCCCGCAGATCTCGCCGTGATGGGCTACGGCGACTCCCGGGAACTCGTCGTGGGCGACCCCGTGATGGCCATCGGCAACCCGCTGGGGCTGGCAGACACCGTGACCACCGGTATCGTCTCCGCGCTGAACCGCCCGGTGACCACGCGCGCCGTGTCGAACGAGACCGTGTCGCAGCAGACCTCCGACAGCGTGGTGGTGACCGCCGCCATCCAGACCAACGCCGCCATCAATCCGGGAAACTCGGGTGGCGCGCTGGTCAACAGCGCCGGCGAACTGGTGGGGATCACGTCGTCGATCGCCTCCATCCCGTCGCCCGGGCAGAACCAGGCCGGCAACATCGGCATCGGGTTCGCCATCGGCTCGGACCAGGTGCAGTACGTGGCCGAGCAACTGATCGCCACCGGCCGGGCGGAGCACCCGCAGCTCGGCGTGAGCGCGAGCGACGTGCAGAGCTACGGCCCGATGGGCGCCGAGATCGTCCAGGTCGTGCCGGGCTCCCCCGCTGAGCAGGCCGGCATCGCCGTGGGCGACCAGATCACCCAGGTGGACGGCCAGCCCGTCAGCTCGACCGAGTCGCTCGTCGCCCTGGTGCGGGCCGGACGCGTGGGTGAGGAGATGGAGATCACCTTGCTGCGTGGCGGCAAGGAGACAAAGGTGGCGGTGACCCCCATCGCCGCACCCAACTGA